A genomic segment from Vagococcus zengguangii encodes:
- a CDS encoding phosphate ABC transporter substrate-binding protein PstS, producing MKKILQLALVLSGLLFLAGCKIDKGESITVVGSSAMQPLAEAAGNEFSSKNLGKFVNVQGGGSGTGLSQVQAGAVDIGNSDLFAEEKSGIDASALVSFKVAVVGITPIVNQEVGVKDISMDHLRAIFTGELTNWKEIGGKDLPIVIINRATGSGTRATFERWVMNGEKTKKAQEQDSTGMVRQIVSTTPGAISYLAFSYVTDEVQELSIDGIAPKDENVITNKWPIWSYEHMYTKGEPTGLTKEYIDFVLSDEMQNGMIPKLGYIPVTQMEVERDANGEIVQ from the coding sequence GTGAAAAAAATCTTGCAACTTGCTCTTGTTTTATCAGGTTTATTATTCTTAGCAGGATGTAAAATTGATAAAGGAGAGTCAATCACTGTAGTCGGATCATCTGCGATGCAACCTTTAGCGGAGGCAGCAGGTAATGAATTCAGCAGTAAAAATCTTGGGAAGTTCGTCAACGTCCAAGGGGGAGGAAGTGGTACCGGGTTGAGCCAAGTACAAGCAGGCGCAGTCGATATCGGTAACTCTGATCTGTTCGCTGAGGAAAAATCAGGAATTGATGCATCAGCGTTAGTAAGTTTCAAAGTGGCAGTCGTTGGTATCACGCCGATTGTCAATCAAGAAGTTGGGGTGAAAGATATCTCAATGGATCATTTACGTGCGATTTTTACCGGTGAGTTAACTAACTGGAAAGAAATCGGCGGTAAAGATTTACCAATCGTCATCATTAACCGTGCGACTGGAAGTGGGACGCGTGCCACTTTTGAACGTTGGGTAATGAATGGTGAGAAAACGAAGAAAGCACAAGAACAAGATTCTACTGGGATGGTGCGTCAAATTGTTAGTACAACCCCGGGTGCGATTAGTTACTTAGCTTTTTCTTACGTGACTGATGAAGTACAAGAATTATCGATTGATGGCATTGCACCAAAAGATGAAAATGTCATCACCAATAAATGGCCAATTTGGTCATATGAGCACATGTATACAAAAGGAGAACCAACAGGTTTAACAAAAGAATACATCGATTTTGTGTTATCTGATGAGATGCAAAATGGTATGATTCCAAAACTTGGTTATATTCCCGTGACGCAAATGGAAGTCGAGCGTGACGCTAATGGAGAAATAGTTCAGTAA
- the ftsX gene encoding permease-like cell division protein FtsX: protein MIRNFFRHLGESFKSLKRNGWMTLASVSAVTVTLVLVGIFLSVILNVTKLAQDIEKAVDVSVFVELGTEQKDMDKLETELKAMPDVTNVTFSSSEEQYEKLVETMGSSFEIFKGDENPLYDVFIVSAKTPEAVKKVQKKAEVLDNVYKADYGGLSSDKIFKISKNVRLWGAVGMGLLLFVAIFLISNTIRITIISRKREIQIMRLVGAKNGYIKWPFFLEGAWIGILGSIIPILTVLFGYRQTYQVIMRTFMQTGNYSLIPPDELTVWLASLVLIIGVAIGSIGSVFSMRRFLKI from the coding sequence ATGATTAGAAATTTTTTCCGCCATTTAGGCGAGAGTTTTAAAAGTTTAAAACGTAATGGTTGGATGACTTTAGCATCCGTTAGTGCGGTCACGGTTACGCTTGTATTAGTAGGGATTTTCTTATCCGTTATCTTAAACGTAACTAAGTTAGCACAAGATATTGAAAAAGCTGTTGATGTATCGGTATTCGTTGAATTGGGGACAGAGCAAAAAGACATGGATAAATTAGAAACAGAATTAAAAGCCATGCCAGACGTTACAAACGTGACATTCTCTAGTTCAGAAGAGCAATATGAAAAATTAGTGGAAACGATGGGATCATCGTTTGAAATCTTTAAAGGAGACGAAAATCCACTCTATGATGTTTTTATTGTTAGTGCTAAAACACCAGAAGCTGTAAAAAAAGTTCAGAAGAAAGCAGAAGTATTAGATAATGTTTACAAAGCAGATTACGGTGGTCTTTCATCTGATAAGATTTTCAAAATCTCAAAAAATGTTCGTCTTTGGGGAGCAGTAGGAATGGGCTTGCTATTATTTGTAGCGATTTTCTTAATCTCAAATACAATTCGTATTACAATTATTTCACGTAAACGTGAAATTCAAATTATGCGTCTAGTTGGAGCGAAAAATGGCTATATTAAATGGCCGTTCTTCTTAGAAGGGGCTTGGATTGGCATTCTAGGTTCTATTATTCCTATATTAACCGTTCTGTTTGGTTACCGTCAGACCTATCAGGTTATCATGAGAACCTTTATGCAAACGGGTAATTACTCATTAATTCCACCAGATGAATTAACGGTTTGGCTAGCTTCACTAGTTTTAATTATTGGCGTTGCGATTGGTTCAATCGGTTCGGTATTCTCAATGAGACGATTCTTAAAAATATAA
- the prfB gene encoding peptide chain release factor 2 (programmed frameshift), whose protein sequence is MELADLKNELQMTEKKIDDFRGSLDLDHLEEMIADFDYQMGQPDFWDDNQAAQKVINESNELKAKYNDFMTLVDEQGDLMVMLEMIQEEPDEDLQEELTDNLVAFKQQLAAYELTQLLDGPYDRNNAILEIHPGAGGTESQDWGEMLLRMYTRWANQHDYKVEYLDYQAGDEAGIKSVTLLISGLNAYGYLKAEMGVHRLVRISPFDSNARRHTSFCSIDVMPELNDDIEIDVNTDDLKIDTYRASGAGGQHINKTESAVRITHIPTGIVVASQAQRSQLKNREQAMGMLKAKLYQLELDKKAQEEAEIRGETKEIGWGSQIRSYVFHPYSMIKDHRTDYEVGNVQPVMDGDLDGFIDAYLRSSLAN, encoded by the exons ATGGAACTTGCAGATTTAAAAAATGAATTGCAAATGACTGAAAAGAAAATCGATGATTTTAGGGGGTCTCTT GACTTAGATCATCTAGAAGAAATGATTGCTGATTTCGACTATCAAATGGGCCAACCTGATTTTTGGGATGATAACCAAGCAGCCCAAAAAGTGATCAATGAATCAAATGAATTAAAAGCTAAATATAACGATTTTATGACGTTGGTAGACGAACAAGGTGATTTAATGGTGATGTTAGAGATGATCCAAGAAGAGCCGGATGAAGACTTGCAAGAAGAATTGACAGATAATCTAGTGGCATTTAAGCAGCAGTTGGCTGCTTATGAGTTAACACAATTATTAGACGGACCTTATGATCGTAATAATGCGATCTTAGAGATTCATCCAGGAGCTGGAGGGACAGAGTCTCAAGACTGGGGAGAGATGTTACTTCGTATGTATACTCGTTGGGCAAATCAGCACGATTACAAAGTGGAATATCTTGATTATCAAGCGGGAGATGAAGCGGGAATAAAAAGTGTTACCTTATTGATTAGTGGTTTAAATGCCTATGGTTATTTGAAAGCAGAAATGGGTGTGCATCGTTTAGTCCGTATTTCACCGTTTGATTCAAATGCGAGACGCCATACGTCATTTTGTTCGATTGATGTCATGCCAGAATTGAATGATGACATCGAAATTGACGTTAATACAGATGATTTGAAAATTGATACCTACCGAGCGAGTGGGGCTGGTGGTCAGCACATCAATAAAACAGAATCTGCAGTCCGTATTACACATATTCCTACAGGTATTGTCGTTGCTAGCCAGGCACAACGCTCACAGTTAAAAAATAGAGAACAAGCAATGGGGATGTTGAAAGCTAAACTTTATCAGCTTGAATTGGATAAAAAAGCCCAAGAAGAGGCTGAAATACGTGGTGAGACAAAAGAAATTGGTTGGGGTTCACAAATTAGATCATATGTTTTCCATCCGTATTCAATGATTAAAGATCATCGAACAGACTATGAAGTTGGCAATGTTCAGCCTGTAATGGACGGAGATTTAGATGGTTTTATAGACGCTTATTTACGTTCAAGTCTTGCAAATTAG
- the ftsE gene encoding cell division ATP-binding protein FtsE has product MIEMKEVTKKYSNGTTAVRNLSINIDQGEFVYVVGPSGAGKSTFIKLMYREEKATKGQLNVVGHDLMKIKNRQVPLLRREIGIVFQDYKLLHQKTVYENVAYAMQVIGKKPREIKRRVMEVLDLVGLRHKVRVFPNELSGGEQQRVAIARAIVNTPKVLIADEPTGNLDPENSWEIMNLLEKINIQGTTVVMATHNSNIVNTIKHRVVAIENGRIIRDQVEGEYGYDD; this is encoded by the coding sequence ATGATTGAAATGAAAGAAGTAACCAAAAAGTATTCAAACGGGACGACAGCGGTACGTAACTTATCAATTAATATTGATCAAGGGGAGTTTGTTTATGTCGTTGGTCCGAGTGGAGCAGGTAAATCAACGTTTATTAAGCTGATGTATCGTGAAGAAAAAGCAACAAAAGGCCAATTAAATGTCGTTGGTCATGATTTAATGAAAATAAAAAATCGTCAAGTCCCATTATTAAGACGTGAAATAGGTATTGTGTTCCAAGACTATAAATTATTGCATCAAAAAACTGTTTATGAAAATGTTGCGTATGCGATGCAAGTTATTGGTAAGAAACCACGAGAAATTAAACGACGTGTAATGGAAGTGCTAGACTTAGTTGGTCTGCGTCATAAAGTGCGTGTATTTCCTAATGAATTATCAGGGGGAGAACAACAACGTGTGGCGATTGCGCGTGCGATTGTTAATACGCCAAAAGTATTAATTGCCGATGAACCAACAGGTAACTTAGACCCCGAAAACTCTTGGGAAATTATGAATTTGTTAGAAAAGATTAATATTCAAGGAACGACAGTTGTGATGGCAACACATAATAGTAATATCGTGAATACGATTAAACATCGTGTAGTTGCAATTGAAAATGGTCGCATTATCCGAGATCAAGTGGAAGGAGAATACGGCTACGATGATTAG
- the pstC gene encoding phosphate ABC transporter permease subunit PstC produces MEEIQKSLLTKSKKARLEQIGKAISMLCIIFIVAVVAAIFYFVMSKGLATFFKDGVNVFDFLFGTDWAPGTVGDDGKPLVGALPMLVGSFLVTLLSAIVATPFAIGAAVFMTEISPNLGKKVLQPVIELLVGIPSVVYGFIGLTIVVPAVRNVFGGSGFGILAGTFVLFVMILPTVTSMTVDSLNAVPRHYREASLALGATRWQTTYKVVLRAAIPGILTAVVFGMARAFGEALAIQMVIGNAAILPENLTTPASTLTSILTMGIGNTIMGTLENNVLWSLALLLLLMSLFFNIIIRMIGKKGEFK; encoded by the coding sequence TTGGAAGAGATTCAAAAGAGTCTATTAACTAAATCTAAAAAAGCTAGATTAGAGCAAATCGGTAAAGCAATTAGTATGCTATGTATTATTTTTATTGTCGCAGTAGTAGCAGCCATTTTTTATTTTGTTATGAGTAAAGGTTTGGCCACTTTCTTTAAAGATGGCGTTAACGTGTTTGATTTTCTATTTGGAACGGACTGGGCACCAGGCACAGTTGGTGACGACGGTAAGCCATTAGTTGGGGCGTTACCAATGTTGGTAGGTTCTTTCTTGGTGACATTATTATCTGCTATTGTCGCAACACCGTTTGCAATAGGGGCAGCCGTTTTTATGACTGAAATCTCCCCTAATTTAGGAAAAAAAGTTTTACAACCTGTTATCGAATTATTAGTCGGTATACCTTCAGTTGTTTATGGATTTATCGGTTTAACGATCGTTGTGCCAGCTGTTCGTAATGTGTTTGGTGGTAGTGGTTTTGGTATTTTAGCCGGAACCTTTGTATTATTCGTTATGATTTTACCTACTGTGACATCGATGACAGTGGATTCATTAAATGCTGTACCACGTCATTACCGTGAAGCTTCGTTGGCATTGGGAGCGACTAGATGGCAGACAACCTATAAAGTGGTGTTAAGAGCTGCAATTCCAGGTATCTTAACCGCGGTAGTTTTCGGTATGGCACGTGCTTTCGGTGAAGCGTTGGCGATTCAAATGGTGATCGGTAATGCAGCGATTTTACCAGAAAACTTGACCACACCAGCCTCAACATTAACTAGTATTTTAACGATGGGAATTGGAAATACCATCATGGGTACGCTCGAAAATAACGTATTATGGTCATTAGCGTTACTATTATTATTAATGTCACTATTCTTTAATATCATCATTCGTATGATTGGTAAAAAAGGAGAATTTAAATAA
- a CDS encoding SEC-C metal-binding domain-containing protein, whose product MQVTPEQGRVEGGEQKRQPVTSKKIGRNDLCPCGSGKKYKNCHGLEQ is encoded by the coding sequence ATTCAAGTCACACCTGAACAAGGTCGTGTTGAAGGTGGCGAGCAAAAACGTCAACCGGTCACTTCTAAAAAAATTGGTCGTAACGATCTTTGCCCTTGCGGTAGTGGTAAAAAGTATAAAAACTGTCATGGTTTAGAACAGTAA